From a single Brassica napus cultivar Da-Ae chromosome C9, Da-Ae, whole genome shotgun sequence genomic region:
- the BNAC09G44880D gene encoding uncharacterized protein BNAC09G44880D, with product MARFQFIVFFFFVSVAVFAVNPSSSYRFAIVEPNSGFNSGLDPDSESLLFHQDYSPPAPPPPPPHGPSVSCTDDLGGVGLLDTTCKIVADLNLTKDVYIAGKGNFIILPGVKFHCAIPGCSIAINVSGNFSLGAASTIVAGTFELSAGNASFAGGSAVNTTGLAGSPPSQTSGTPQGIDGAGGGHGGRGACCLTDTRKLPEDVWGGDAYSWSTLSKPWSYGSKGGSTSREIDYGGGGGGRVKMNITQFLDVNGSLLAEGGYGGAKGGGGSGGSIFITAYKMTGIGKISACGGSGYGGGGGGRVSVDIFSRHDDPKIFVHGGYSIGCPDNSGAAGTLYDAVPRSLFVSNYNLTTDTYTLLLEFPFQPRWTNIYIQDKARATCPLLWSRVQVQGQISLLCGGVLSFGLSHYGTSVFELLAEELLMSDSIIKVYGALSMSVKMFLMWNSELHIDGGGGDTTVSTSTLEASNLFVLRESSVIRSNANLFVHGQGLLNLTGPGDSIEAQRLVLSLFYRIYVGPGSILRGPLQNASRDAVTPKLYCDRQDCPYELLNPPEDCNVNSSLSFTLQICRVEDIIVEGFIKGSVVHFHRAKTVTLESSGEISASGMGCRGGVGEGKLLGNGIGSGGGHGGKGGRVCYNNSCVEGGITYGDADLPCELGSGSGDYSPDYSSAGGGIVVIGSREQPLSGLSLEGSIKADGESVKRLSRDENGSVVAPGGGSGGTVLLFLRYLILGESSLLSTGGGSGSPVGGGGGGGGRIHFHWSNIPTGDIYQPIASVKGIIHARGGAALDDEFSGKNGTVTGRPCPKGLHGIFCKECPSGTFKNVTGSDTTLCRPCPVDELPTRAVYVPVRGGVSETPCPYRCISERYHMPHCYTALEELIYTFGGPWLFGLLLMGLLILLALVLSVARMKFVGVDDLPGPAPTHHGSQIDHSFPFLESLNEVLETNRAEQSQSHVHRMYFMGPNTFSEPWHLSHIPPEEIKEIVYEAAFNTFVDEINSIAAYQWWEGAIYSILSVVAYPLAWSWQQWRRKLKLQKLREFVRSEYDHSCLRSCRSRALYEGLKVAATSDLMLAYLDFFLGGDEKRTDLPPRLHQRFPMPILFGGDGSYMAPFSLQNDNILTSLMNQLVAPTTWYRLVAGVNAQLRLVRRGRLRSTFHSVLRWLETHANPALETHGIRVDLAWFQTTACGYCQYGLLIHAAEDSEPTSPQCVGETAWTEIQPRYGVGAHKENSPARLRESMLYNQNHTNTEDYATRRKNYAGIIDGDSLPSLKEKRDMFFILSFLIHNTKPVGHQDMVGLVISMLLLGDFSLVLLTLLQLYSISMVDVLLALFILPLGLLLPFPAGINALFSHGPRRSAGLARVYALWNYMSLVNVFVAFLCGYVHYHSESSASKKIPFQPWNINMGESEWWIFPAGLVVCKIMQSQLINRHVANLEIQDRSLYSKDFELFWQS from the exons ATGGCTCGATTTCAattcatcgtcttcttcttcttcgtatcggtTGCGGTTTTCGCCGTAAACCCTAGCTCAAGCTATCGATTCGCCATCGTGGAGCCTAATTCGGGTTTTAACTCGGGTTTGGATCCGGATTCGGAGTCGCTGCTTTTCCACCAGGATTACTCCCCGCCAGCTCCGCCACCGCCGCCTCCGCACGGACCCTCGGTATCTTGCACCGACGATCTAGGCGGCGTCGGGCTTTTGGATACTACTTGTAAGATCGTAGCTGATTTGAATCTTACTAAAGATGTGTATATAGCTGGGAAGGGCAATTTCATCATCTTACCTGGTGTTAAGTTTCACTGCGCGATCCCCGGATGCTCCATAGCTATCAACGTCTCTGGGAACTTCTCTCTAGGCGCGGCGTCTACGATCGTCGCCGGGACGTTTGAGCTTTCGGCTGGTAACGCTAGCTTTGCCGGTGGATCGGCAGTGAACACGACGGGTTTAGCTGGGAGCCCTCCGTCGCAGACTAGCGGGACGCCGCAGGGGATTGATGGGGCTGGTGGTGGGCATGGTGGTAGAGGGGCTTGCTGTTTGACTGACACTAGGAAGCTTCCGGAGGATGTGTGGGGAGGTGATGCGTACTCGTGGTCGACTCTGAGTAAGCCGTGGAGCTATGGTAGTAAAGGAGGGTCGACGAGCAGGGAGATTGATTATGGAGGAGGGGGTGGAGGGAGAGTGAAAATGAATATTACGCAGTTTTTGGATGTTAATGGGAGTCTTTTGGCAGAGGGAGGTTATGGAGGAGCCAAAGGCGGTGGTGGGTCTGGTGGCAGCATCTTCATCACGGCATATAAGAT GACTGGAATCGGAAAGATTAGTGCATGTGGTGGGAGTGGCTACGGTGGTGGGGGTGGTGGAAGAGTATCTGTCGATATTTTTAGTAGGCATGATGACCCAAAGATCTTTGTGCATG GCGGATACAGTATCGGGTGTCCAGATAACTCAGGTGCTGCTGGCACCCTATACGATGCTGTTCCCCGAAGTCTTTTCGTTAGCAACTACAATCTGACGACAGACACTTATACGCTTCTCTTAGAATTCCCCTTCCAGCCTCGTTGGACCAATATTTATATTCAGGACAAAGCGCGAGCAACTTGTCCTCTGCTATGGAGTCGTGTCCAG GTTCAAGGACAAATTAGTTTGTTGTGTGGTGGTGTTTTGAGCTTCGGATTGTCTCATTATGGCACATCAGTATTTGAGTTACTGGCCGAAGAACTCTTAATGAGTGATTCCATTATCAAG GTTTATGGGGCATTAAGTATGTCTGTCAAGATGTTCTTGATGTGGAATTCAGAATTGCATATAGATGGAGGAGGGGGAGATACAACTGTTTCGACTTCCACACTTGAGGCTAGCAATTTATTCGTTCTTAGG GAATCATCTGTGATTCGCTCAAATGCAAATCTTTTTGTCCATGGACAAGGTCTCTTGAATCTAACTGGACCAGGGGATTCAATTGAAGCACAGCGGCTTGTTTTGTCACTGTTTTACCGGATTTAT GTTGGGCCTGGATCTATTTTGCGTGGTCCTCTGCAGAATGCATCCCGAGATGCTGT TACACCAAAGCTATATTGTGATCGGCAAGATTGCCCCTATGAACTACTGAATCCTCCAGAGGATTGCAATGTCAATTCGTCTCTGTCCTTCACTCTACAG aTATGCCGAGTTGAGGATATTATCGTCGAAGGTTTCATCAAAGGATCAGTAGTTCATTTCCACCGTGCAAAAACAGTAACCCTTGAATCCTCTGGAGAGATTAGTGCTAGTGGAATGG GTTGTAGAGGTGGTGTAGGTGAAGGTAAATTGCTTGGAAATGGCATTGGTAGTGGTGGTGGGCATGGCGGTAAAGGGGGCCGTGTATGTTACAATAACAGCTGTGTTGAAGGTGGAATTACGTATGGAGATGCAGATCTCCCTTGTGAGCTTGGCAGTGGAAGCGGTGATTATAGCCCGGATTATTCATCTGCTGGTGGTGGTATTGTAG TGATTGGTTCACGGGAGCAGCCTCTATCTGGATTATCACTTGAAGGCTCAATCAAGGCTGATGGAGAAAGTGTCAAACGTTTGAGCAGAGATGAAAATGGTTCTGTTGTAGCACCTGGTGGTGGTTCTGGTGGAACAGTTCTTTTGTTTCTGCGTTATCTTATTCTGGGAGAGTCGTCTCTTCTCTCAACTGGCGGTGGGTCAGGCAGTCctgttggtggtggtggtggcggaggTGGGAGGATTCATTTTCATTGGTCTAACATTCCCACTGGAGACATATACCAGCCTATTGCTAGTGTGAAAGGGATAATCCATGCACG GGGGGGAGCGGCATTAGATGATGAATTTTCTGGCAAAAATGGCACAGTAACTGGAAGGCCTTGTCCAAAAGGACTCCACGGTATATTTTGCAAG GAGTGTCCATCTGGTACATTCAAGAATGTTACTGGATCTGACACGACTCTTTGCCGTCCTTGTCCCGTTGATGAGCTTCCAACTCGTGCTGTCTATGTTCCAGTTCGAG GTGGTGTTTCTGAGACACCATGTCCATATCGATGCATATCGGAAAGGTATCATATGCCACACTGTTACACCGCTCTGGAGGAGTTAATTTACACATTTGGTGGGCCTTGGTTGTTTGGTCTTCTTCTGATGGGTCTCCTCATCCTCTTAGCACTTGTACTTAGTGTTGCAAGAATGAAATTTGTTGGAGTTGATGATTTACCTGGCCCAGCTCCCACACATCATGGCTCTCAAATTGATCATTCCTTCCCTTTCCTTGAATCACTAAATGAG gTCTTGGAAACAAATAGAGCAGAGCAATCGCAGAGTCATGTGCATAGAATGTATTTTATGGGTCCTAATACATTCAGTGAGCCATGGCATCTCTCGCATATTCCCCCGGAAGAAATAAAAGAGATAGT ATATGAGGCTGCATTTAACACGTTTGTGGACGAAATCAACTCTATAGCTGCATATCAGTGGTGGGAAGGTGCAATATATAGTATTCTTTCAGTGGTTGCATATCCGCTTGCGTGGTCTTGGCAGCAATGGCGGCGGAAGTTAAAATTGCAAAAATTGCGTGAGTTTGTACGTTCAGAATATGATCATTCCTGTTTACGCTCCTGTCGCTCCCGGGCTTTATACGAGGGTCTGAAG GTAGCTGCCACCTCCGATTTGATGCTTGCATATCTGGATTTCTTCCTTGGTGGGGATGAAAAAAGGACAGACCTTCCACCTCGGCTTCACCAAAGGTTTCCAATGCCCATATTGTTTGGTGGTGATGGCAGTTACATGGCTCCTTTCTCACTTCAAAATGACAATATTCTTACTAGTCTGATGAATCAG CTCGTTGCTCCGACTACTTGGTACAGACTGGTGGCTGGTGTAAATGCTCAATTACGCCTTGTTCGCCGTGGGCGTCTGAGATCAACGTTTCATTCTGTTCTGAGATGGCTAGAAACTCATGCGAACCCCGCTCTAGAAACACATGGCATACGGGTTGATCTGGCCTGGTTCCAGACTACAGCTTGTGGTTACTGCCAATATGGTCTCTTGATTCATGCTGCTGAGGATTCTGAACCAACGTCACCTCAGTGTGTCGGTGAAACAGCATGGACTGAGATCCAGCCACG TTATGGCGTGGGTGCACACAAAGAGAATTCTCCGGCACGTTTAAGAGAGAGTATGCTCTACAACCAAAACCACACAAACACTGAGGATTATGCTACACGCAGAAAGAACTATGCAGGGATAATCGACGGTGACAGCTTACCGAGTCTCAAAGAGAAgagagacatgttttttattctCTCTTTCTTAATTCACAACACTAAACCTGTGGGCCACCAG GATATGGTTGGCTTAGTTATTTCGATGTTACTTTTAGGAGATTTTAGTCTAGTCTTGCTCACGCTGCTCCAGCTGTATTCGATTTCTATGGTGGATGTACTGTTGGCTTTGTTTATATTACCTCTCGGCTTGCTTTTGCCATTCCCCGCTGGAATCAATGCCTTATTCAGTCATGGACCCAGACGCTCTGCTGGGTTAGCACGCGTTTACGCTTTGTGGAACTACATGTCCTTGGTCAATGTG TTTGTTGCTTTTCTCTGCGGATATGTTCATTATCACAGCGAATCATCAGCAAGCAAGAAAATCCCGTTTCAGCCGTGGAATATAAACAT GGGTGAAAGTGAATGGTGGATATTTCCAGCGGGACTGGTCGTGTGTAAGATAATGCAGTCGCAGCTCATAAATAGACATGTAGCAAACCTGGAGATACAAGACCGCTCGTTGTACAGTAAGGATTTTGAGCTGTTTTGGCAGTCGTGA
- the LOC125593136 gene encoding uncharacterized protein LOC125593136 has translation MNLFFKLVTFIFLVSLVQSIESVRNVKSFKLNEKIIYDCVDIYKQPSLSHPLLKNHKIQMEPSFSSWKPKRQTNNKIENRISINCPNGTVPILRNTKEYIANAKYWAEKHFNPLTEDSPGTHIAGVRSQHEGPYHGLAAWMSVHDLNISRDQASYANIYVGSGYNNKTNFIQTGWMVNPSLFDDGRTWSYGFWKGANGAGCYNTICPGFIQVSTTDPLSVPFPYPRKGDRAVNPSISQDYATGHWWIILVRATKKDIKIGYWPKELFDIIGRSVDMVGVTGVVQASASGISPPMGNGHLPTQKEDVSARVKNLLIVDTKYNFMASRNYKLEKLLDNNKCYGLKDGKKRIFFKESNLFTYGGPGGDPCGI, from the exons atgaatttatttttcaaactcGTCACATTCATATTCCTAGTTTCTCTAGTTCAATCTATAGAAAGTGTCAGAAATGTGAAATCATTTAAG cTAAACGAGAAGATTATATATGATTGTGTGGATATATATAAACAACCTTCATTAAGCCATCCACTACTCAAAAACCATAAAATTCAG ATGGAACCATCTTTTTCAAGCTGGAAACCAAAAAggcaaacaaataataaaattgaaaatagaaTAAGCATCAACTGTCCAAATGGAACAGTACCTATACTAAGAAATACAAAAGAATATATCGCAAATGCTAAGTATTGGGCTGAGAAACACTTCAACCCACTCACAGAAGATAGTCCAGGGACACAT ATTGCTGGAGTTAGATCACAACATGAAGGTCCTTACCATGGTTTAGCAGCTTGGATGAGTGTGCATGATTTGAACATTAGTAGAGACCAAGCTTCATATGCTAATATATATGTTGGCAGTGGATACAACAACAAAACTAATTTTATCCAAACCGGTTGGATG GTAAATCCAAGTTTATTTGATGATGGACGGACATGGAGTTACGGGTTTTGGAAG GGTGCCAATGGAGCAGGATGTTACAATACAATATGTCCTGGTTTTATTCAAGTGTCAACAACAGATCCTTTATCTGTTCCTTTTCCTTATCCCCGGAAAGGAGATAGGGCTGTTAATCCTAGTATTTCACAg GATTATGCAACCGGACATTGGTGGATAATACTCGTAAGAGCCACTAAAAAGGATATAAAGATTGGTTATTGGCCAAAAGAACTATTTGATATCATAGGTCGTAGTGTGGATATGGTTGGAGTCACGGGAGTAGTCCAAGCTTCCGCTTCTGGTATTAGTCCACCAATGGGCAATGGTCATCTGCCAACTCAAAAGGAAGACGTATCCGCACGTGTTAAAAACCTCCTCATTGTAGACACTAAATATAATTTCATGGCTAGTCGCAATTATAAGCTAGAGAAGCTATTAGACAACAACAAATGTTATGGATTAAAAGATGGAAAGAAACGAATTTTCTTCAAAGAATCTAATTTGTTCACATATGGTGGACCTGGAGGAGATCCTTGTGGAATATAA
- the LOC106424634 gene encoding clathrin interactor EPSIN 1-like isoform X2, with the protein MDFMKVFDQTVREIKREVNLKVLQVPEMEQKVLDATDNEPWGPHGTALAEIAQATKKFSECQMVMGVLWTRLTERGKDWRYVYKALAVIDYLISNGSERAVDEIIEHTYQISSLSSFEYVEPNGKDVGINVRKKAENIVALLNNKEKISEIRDKATINRNKYVGLSSTGISYKSGSASFGGSFQSGSSSYDRDSRGKDKDDYESFQKSRRGVKSEERSYTSKKSFSRYDSTDHDNLSSGKKSPDSGKHSSIPSHASAAPSNNDDDFDDFDPRGTSSNKPSTGSANQVDLFGADLIGDFLDSGPTETSSTNNNGKFQEADLFADASFVSASSPGTDFGSQTQKEVDLFSVSETSGTVSSAPPTVDLFASPETVARPEAKIPKPEPMTTPSIVDPFAAVPMENFDGTDPFGAFTSHSAPVSTGPQAPVLHGSATTTTSPMSLANSKPQQLQKKDPFQVKSGIWADSLSRGLIDLNITAPKKASLADVGVVGGLSNEEGNKASAAAYYSGWSMGAGSGLGKTGLYSAQQQQQQQQTPEMSDDFFSVTG; encoded by the exons ATGGATTTCATGAAGGTCTTCGATCAAACGGTTCGAGAGAT AAAGAGGGAGGTGAATCTGAAAGTTTTGCAGGTTCCAGAGATGGAGCAAAAg GTATTAGATGCTACTGACAATGAGCCTTGGGGTCCGCATGGTACTGCTTTGGCAGAGATTGCACAAGCCACTAAGAAATT CTCGGAGTGCCAGATGGTTATGGGTGTTTTGTGGACTAGACTGACTGAGAGGGGAAAGGATTGGCGATATGTGTATAAG gCGCTGGCTGTTATTGATTATCTGATTTCAAATGGGTCAGAACGAGCAGTTGATGAGATTATTGAGCATACGTACCAAATATCT TCACTCTCGAGTTTTGAGTATGTTGAACCGAATGGAAAAGATGTGGGAATCAATGTGAGAAAGAAGGCGGAGAACATAGTTGCCCTCTTGAATAATAAGGAGAAAATCTCAGAGATCAGAGACAAAGCAACAATCAATCGTAACAA GTATGTTGGCCTCTCATCAACAGGAATATCATATAAGTCTGGTTCAGCTTCGTTTGGTGGTAGTTTTCAAAGTGGTTCAAGCAGTTATGATAGGGATTCCAGAGGAAAAGACAAGGACGACTACGAGTCTTTTCAAAAGTCAAGGCGCGGTGTTAAAAGCGAAGAGCGAAGCTACACTTCGAAGAAAAGCTTTTCACGGTATGACAG TACGGACCATGATAATCTATCCAGTGGAAAAAAGTCACCCGACTCTGGAAAACATAGTTCCATACCTTCACATGCATCTGCAGCTCCTTCAAACAACGATGATGATTTTGATGACTTTGATCCACGTGGAACTTCGAGTAATA AGCCTTCCACAGGTAGTGCCAACCAAGTGGACCTTTTTGGAGCAGATCTGATTGGTGACTTCTTGGATTCTGGGCCAACTGAAACATCTTCCACCAACAATAATGGGAAGTTTCAAGAGGCGGACTTGTTTGCTGATGCATCTTTTGTATCAGCCTCCAGTCCAGGAACAGACTTTGGGTCGCAGACACAG AAAGAAGTTGACCTTTTCTCTGTATCTGAAACTTCTGGCACGGTTTCTTCAGCTCCTCCGACGGTTGATCTTTTTGCATCTCCTGAAACAGTTGCACGCCCAGAAGCCAAGATTCCTAAACCTGAGCCGATGACCACTCCAAGCATTGTTGACCCATTTGCTGCAGTTCCTATGGAAAATTTTGATGGAACTGATCCTTTTGGCGCCTTCACTTCTCACTCGGCTCCAGTCTCTACAGGTCCACAGGCTCCAGTTCTACATGGGAGTGCAACAACCACCACAAGCCCAATGTCTCTGGCAAACTCAAAGCCACAGCAGTTGCAAAAGAAGGATCCTTTCCAAGTGAAATCTGGAATCTGGGCAGATTCGCTGAGCCGTGGACTAATTGATCTCAACATAACTGCTC CTAAAAAGGCTTCTCTTGCGGATGTGGGCGTTGTGGGAGGCCTGAGCAATGAAGAAGGGAACAAGGCATCTGCTGCTGCGTACTACTCAGGGTGGTCCATGGGTGCAGGATCCGGGCTAGGTAAAACGGGACTCTACAGTgcacagcagcagcagcaacaacaacaaacacctGAAATGTCAGATGATTTCTTCTCTGTCACAG
- the LOC106424588 gene encoding uncharacterized protein LOC106424588 — translation MNFFFKLVTFIFIFIVSLVQSIESVRNVKSFKLNEKIIYDCVDIYKQPSLSHPLLKNHKIQMEPSFSSWKLKKQIKSKIENRISINCPNGTVPILKNTKEYVANAKYWAEKHFNPLTEDSPGTHIAGVRSQDEGPYHGLAAWMSVHDLNISRDQASYANIYVGSGYNKKTNFIQTGWMVNPSLFDDGRTWSYGFWKGANGAGCYNTICPGFIQVSTTDPLSVPFPYPRKGDRAVNPSISQDYATGHWWTILIRANKKDINIGYWPKELFDIIGRSVDMVGVTGVVQTSTSGISPPMGNGHLPTQKEDESARVKNLLIVDTKYNFMASRKYKLEKLLDNNKCYGLKDGKKRIFFKESNLFTYGGPGGDSCGI, via the exons ATGAATTTCTTTTTCAAACTCGTCAcattcatattcatattcatAGTTTCTCTGGTTCAATCTATAGAAAGTGTCAGAAATGTGAAATCATTTAAG cTAAACGAGAAGATTATATATGATTGTGTGGATATATATAAACAACCGTCATTAAGCCATCCACTACTCAAAAACCATAAAATTCAG ATGGAACCATCTTTTTCAAGCTGGAAACTAAAAAAgcaaataaaaagtaaaattgaaaatagAATAAGCATCAACTGTCCAAATGGAACAGTACCTATactgaaaaatacaaaagaatATGTCGCAAATGCTAAGTATTGGGCTGAGAAACACTTCAACCCACTCACAGAAGATAGTCCAGGAACACAT ATTGCTGGAGTTAGATCACAAGATGAAGGTCCTTACCATGGTTTAGCAGCTTGGATGAGTGTGCATGATTTGAATATTAGTAGGGACCAAGCTTCATATGCTAATATATATGTTGGCAGTGGATACAACAAGAAAACTAATTTTATCCAAACCGGTTGGATG GTAAATCCAAGTTTATTTGATGATGGACGCACCTGGAGTTACGGGTTTTGGAAG GGTGCCAATGGAGCAGGATGTTATAATACAATATGTCCTGGTTTTATTCAAGTGTCAACAACTGATCCGTTATCTGTTCCTTTTCCTTATCCCCGGAAAGGAGATAGGGCTGTTAACCCTAGTATTTCACAG GATTATGCAACCGGACATTGGTGGACAATACTCATAAGAGCCAATAAAAAGGATATAAATATTGGTTATTGGCCAAAAGAATTATTCGATATTATAGGTCGTAGTGTGGATATGGTTGGAGTCACGGGAGTAGTCCAAACTTCCACTTCTGGTATTAGTCCACCAATGGGCAATGGTCATCTGCCAACTCAAAAGGAAGATGAATCCGCACGTGTTAAAAACCTCCTCATTGTAGACACTAAATATAATTTCATGGCTAGTCGCAAATATAAGCTAGAGAAGCTATTAGACAACAACAAATGTTATGGATTAAAAGATGGAAAGAAACGAATTTTCTTCAAAGAATCTAATTTGTTCACATATGGCGGACCTGGAGGAGATTCTTGTGGAATATAA
- the LOC106424634 gene encoding clathrin interactor EPSIN 1-like isoform X1: MDFMKVFDQTVREIKREVNLKVLQVPEMEQKVLDATDNEPWGPHGTALAEIAQATKKFSECQMVMGVLWTRLTERGKDWRYVYKALAVIDYLISNGSERAVDEIIEHTYQISSLSSFEYVEPNGKDVGINVRKKAENIVALLNNKEKISEIRDKATINRNKYVGLSSTGISYKSGSASFGGSFQSGSSSYDRDSRGKDKDDYESFQKSRRGVKSEERSYTSKKSFSRYDSTDHDNLSSGKKSPDSGKHSSIPSHASAAPSNNDDDFDDFDPRGTSSNKPSTGSANQVDLFGADLIGDFLDSGPTETSSTNNNGKFQEADLFADASFVSASSPGTDFGSQTQKEVDLFSVSETSGTVSSAPPTVDLFASPETVARPEAKIPKPEPMTTPSIVDPFAAVPMENFDGTDPFGAFTSHSAPVSTGPQAPVLHGSATTTTSPMSLANSKPQQLQKKDPFQVKSGIWADSLSRGLIDLNITAPKKASLADVGVVGGLSNEEGNKASAAAYYSGWSMGAGSGLGKTGLYSAQQQQQQQQTPEMSDDFFSVTG; encoded by the exons ATGGATTTCATGAAGGTCTTCGATCAAACGGTTCGAGAGAT AAAGAGGGAGGTGAATCTGAAAGTTTTGCAGGTTCCAGAGATGGAGCAAAAg GTATTAGATGCTACTGACAATGAGCCTTGGGGTCCGCATGGTACTGCTTTGGCAGAGATTGCACAAGCCACTAAGAAATT CTCGGAGTGCCAGATGGTTATGGGTGTTTTGTGGACTAGACTGACTGAGAGGGGAAAGGATTGGCGATATGTGTATAAG gCGCTGGCTGTTATTGATTATCTGATTTCAAATGGGTCAGAACGAGCAGTTGATGAGATTATTGAGCATACGTACCAAATATCT TCACTCTCGAGTTTTGAGTATGTTGAACCGAATGGAAAAGATGTGGGAATCAATGTGAGAAAGAAGGCGGAGAACATAGTTGCCCTCTTGAATAATAAGGAGAAAATCTCAGAGATCAGAGACAAAGCAACAATCAATCGTAACAA GTATGTTGGCCTCTCATCAACAGGAATATCATATAAGTCTGGTTCAGCTTCGTTTGGTGGTAGTTTTCAAAGTGGTTCAAGCAGTTATGATAGGGATTCCAGAGGAAAAGACAAGGACGACTACGAGTCTTTTCAAAAGTCAAGGCGCGGTGTTAAAAGCGAAGAGCGAAGCTACACTTCGAAGAAAAGCTTTTCACGGTATGACAG TACGGACCATGATAATCTATCCAGTGGAAAAAAGTCACCCGACTCTGGAAAACATAGTTCCATACCTTCACATGCATCTGCAGCTCCTTCAAACAACGATGATGATTTTGATGACTTTGATCCACGTGGAACTTCGAGTAATA AGCCTTCCACAGGTAGTGCCAACCAAGTGGACCTTTTTGGAGCAGATCTGATTGGTGACTTCTTGGATTCTGGGCCAACTGAAACATCTTCCACCAACAATAATGGGAAGTTTCAAGAGGCGGACTTGTTTGCTGATGCATCTTTTGTATCAGCCTCCAGTCCAGGAACAGACTTTGGGTCGCAGACACAG AAAGAAGTTGACCTTTTCTCTGTATCTGAAACTTCTGGCACGGTTTCTTCAGCTCCTCCGACGGTTGATCTTTTTGCATCTCCTGAAACAGTTGCACGCCCAGAAGCCAAGATTCCTAAACCTGAGCCGATGACCACTCCAAGCATTGTTGACCCATTTGCTGCAGTTCCTATGGAAAATTTTGATGGAACTGATCCTTTTGGCGCCTTCACTTCTCACTCGGCTCCAGTCTCTACAGGTCCACAGGCTCCAGTTCTACATGGGAGTGCAACAACCACCACAAGCCCAATGTCTCTGGCAAACTCAAAGCCACAGCAGTTGCAAAAGAAGGATCCTTTCCAAGTGAAATCTGGAATCTGGGCAGATTCGCTGAGCCGTGGACTAATTGATCTCAACATAACTGCTC CTAAAAAGGCTTCTCTTGCGGATGTGGGCGTTGTGGGAGGCCTGAGCAATGAAGAAGGGAACAAGGCATCTGCTGCTGCGTACTACTCAGGGTGGTCCATGGGTGCAGGATCCGGGCTAGGTAAAACGGGACTCTACAGTgcacagcagcagcagcaacaacaacaaacacctGAAATGTCAGATGATTTCTTCTCTGTCACAGGCTGA